A stretch of Clostridium formicaceticum DNA encodes these proteins:
- the lepB gene encoding signal peptidase I → MKSERIIKEILEWGKILLFSLVASIFLSAFILQPSIVCEASMEPTLEGKSSFDVNKAGDYVMIFKSAYILGNEPEYGDIVIIDSRVNRQRTLKDKVIDNPLIRRAMNDTNDRQFWIKRVIGEAGDLLEFKEGTVYRNGIALEEDYIKEDMMKAFETIKVPENHVFVMGDNRNISIDSREIGSVPVENVLGKVIFRFYPFNKISIY, encoded by the coding sequence ATGAAAAGTGAAAGAATAATAAAAGAAATTTTGGAATGGGGAAAAATTCTTCTTTTTTCCCTAGTAGCATCTATATTCCTTAGTGCATTTATTCTTCAACCGTCAATAGTATGTGAAGCCTCTATGGAACCAACATTGGAGGGAAAGAGCTCTTTTGATGTTAACAAGGCTGGAGATTATGTAATGATATTTAAAAGTGCATATATACTAGGTAACGAACCTGAATATGGCGATATTGTTATCATCGATAGTAGAGTAAATAGACAGAGGACTTTAAAGGATAAGGTTATAGACAATCCTTTAATAAGAAGGGCTATGAATGATACGAATGATAGACAATTTTGGATAAAAAGAGTCATCGGGGAAGCTGGAGATTTATTAGAATTTAAAGAAGGGACAGTATATCGTAATGGCATAGCTCTAGAGGAAGATTATATTAAAGAGGATATGATGAAGGCTTTTGAAACAATAAAGGTACCAGAAAATCATGTTTTTGTTATGGGAGATAATAGAAACATAAGTATTGACAGTAGAGAAATTGGATCAGTGCCTGTTGAAAATGTACTAGGAAAAGTTATTTTTAGATTTTATCCCTTTAATAAAATAAGTATATATTAG
- a CDS encoding endonuclease MutS2, translating to MNKKAMIYLEFDLIKDILKEYTLSHLGEKRIEALEPITDKTVIENWIKETTEGVQLLSGGSSAPLHALTGIERVMEKLGKVSALSIEDIITIYDLLIEGNRMKQYMKGRMETAPCLSSYALSISELPQLTTEIEKSIQHGKVSDKATSTLAKIRKNIKIIDEKIKTKLENILKSSEIKKYLQENLISTRDGRYVIPVQAQYKSKVKGTVLDSSATGSTVFIEPESIRKHCGELSLLKIQEEKEIYKILSDLTLLIETYQREIAVNIEVMVQYDFVFAKAKYSRAIEGVPVKLNNKSYIKIVEGKHPLIGKTAVALDFVIGEAYKALVITGPNTGGKTVVLKTVGLLTLMVQSGLHVPVKENSEFAIFDDVLVDIGDGQSIEQSLSTFSSHIENIKEILTQATNNTLVIVDELGAGTDPGEGMGLATSILENLMEKKATILATTHYNGIKEFAAKKEGFENGAMGFDILSLKPLYKLKIGKSGESNAFLIALRLGLDRSIIERAHEITYGEKKLYSMKLVEEMAEGQKTNVFVSKEKKRVETLNKKENKQEKSEKKRSFHIGDCVLISFLGKTGIVCQEENSVGEVGVLYQGKKIKVNRKRLSLYVEAEALYPEDYDMNILFESKENRKKQHKMSKGYVPGLVIEYDKKE from the coding sequence ATGAATAAAAAAGCTATGATTTATTTGGAATTTGATTTAATTAAGGATATATTAAAGGAATATACCCTTTCTCACTTAGGAGAAAAAAGGATAGAAGCACTGGAACCTATTACAGATAAAACGGTGATTGAAAACTGGATAAAGGAAACAACGGAAGGAGTACAACTATTATCAGGAGGCTCCAGTGCACCTCTCCATGCCCTCACAGGCATAGAAAGAGTGATGGAGAAGCTGGGCAAGGTCTCGGCTCTTTCAATAGAAGATATTATTACCATATATGATTTATTGATAGAAGGAAATCGAATGAAACAATATATGAAGGGAAGAATGGAGACCGCCCCCTGCTTAAGTAGCTATGCACTTTCTATTTCGGAATTACCACAACTCACTACCGAAATTGAAAAATCTATACAACATGGTAAGGTAAGTGATAAGGCTACCTCAACACTTGCTAAAATAAGAAAAAATATTAAAATAATAGATGAGAAGATAAAAACAAAGTTAGAGAATATTTTAAAGTCTTCAGAAATCAAAAAATATTTACAGGAAAATTTAATCAGTACAAGAGATGGAAGGTATGTCATACCTGTCCAAGCCCAATATAAAAGCAAGGTGAAGGGAACTGTATTGGATTCTTCTGCCACGGGTTCAACTGTTTTTATTGAACCAGAAAGTATCAGAAAACATTGTGGAGAACTTTCTTTGCTTAAAATACAGGAGGAGAAAGAGATTTACAAAATATTATCTGATTTAACCCTTTTGATAGAAACCTATCAAAGAGAAATTGCCGTTAATATCGAAGTGATGGTACAATACGATTTTGTTTTTGCCAAAGCTAAGTATAGCAGAGCTATTGAAGGAGTACCTGTAAAACTCAATAATAAAAGTTACATTAAGATTGTTGAAGGCAAGCATCCTTTAATCGGTAAAACTGCTGTAGCTTTAGACTTTGTTATTGGGGAGGCTTATAAAGCTTTGGTGATTACAGGACCCAACACCGGCGGGAAAACTGTTGTATTAAAAACAGTAGGACTTCTAACCTTGATGGTGCAATCAGGCTTACATGTTCCTGTAAAGGAAAATAGCGAGTTTGCAATATTTGATGATGTCTTAGTGGATATAGGAGATGGTCAAAGTATAGAGCAATCCCTTAGCACTTTTTCCTCCCATATAGAAAACATCAAGGAAATATTAACACAAGCTACGAATAATACATTGGTTATAGTAGACGAACTAGGAGCAGGAACAGATCCTGGAGAAGGTATGGGTCTAGCTACTTCTATTTTAGAGAATCTTATGGAAAAAAAAGCTACAATCTTAGCCACCACCCATTATAATGGGATAAAGGAGTTTGCTGCAAAAAAAGAAGGTTTTGAAAATGGTGCCATGGGTTTTGATATCTTGTCTTTAAAGCCTCTCTATAAATTGAAGATAGGAAAATCCGGAGAGAGTAATGCCTTTTTGATTGCTTTAAGACTGGGCTTAGATAGATCCATCATTGAGAGGGCCCACGAAATAACCTATGGAGAAAAGAAGCTTTATTCTATGAAACTGGTAGAGGAAATGGCAGAAGGGCAAAAAACAAATGTTTTTGTTAGTAAGGAAAAGAAGAGGGTAGAAACCTTGAATAAAAAAGAAAACAAGCAGGAAAAGTCCGAAAAAAAGAGAAGTTTTCATATAGGAGATTGTGTTTTAATAAGCTTTTTGGGAAAAACAGGCATCGTATGCCAAGAAGAAAATTCTGTTGGGGAAGTAGGCGTTTTATATCAAGGAAAAAAGATCAAGGTCAATAGGAAAAGGCTTTCTTTGTATGTAGAGGCGGAGGCACTATATCCTGAGGATTATGACATGAATATTCTATTTGAAAGCAAAGAAAACCGAAAAAAACAGCACAAAATGAGTAAAGGTTATGTGCCGGGATTGGTGATTGAGTATGATAAAAAAGAATAA
- a CDS encoding L,D-transpeptidase: MYKKITLALFVIMMIVLSSCAYRRNLPPDETPAPRQQSTPAEDVPKEDRLAKPQGEAVEENINGFNLEDDLRITENTQEEEENRISYLNQQQKTEVLQEIGSKKMNTVLQEYSTTLPETINDAIQYFQYDISFDYFLVTAEEGAEILENPAPDATVVAQVESLEKLSLLQRVEGEALEDSSIWYRVGFEDDNGVGEGYLHATTGVPRNFRFDRMEEAINQLRQQVAQGDLHFVSNYKNQNGAPPQKGDAAVDAYGYRVYHSAPAYQQADTNSEFRYIPDGMLVRIIEETEEFYHIDVPTFGGDYYIPKQYIDPDVTLSRLEHVVVVDRDQQNQASFELGEDELHLVSYTLSTTGIPGDFSFETTLGSYKVIEKRDRFEYLESGTQDIAGYAPFAVRFTGGAYIHGVPVAYEKEDGEKIDPGLIEYLHTIGTFPRSNMCVRNFTSHAEFLHNWINVENGAVIVIE, encoded by the coding sequence ATGTATAAGAAAATTACACTAGCACTATTCGTTATCATGATGATTGTACTGTCCAGTTGTGCATATCGCAGAAATCTGCCTCCCGACGAGACACCTGCGCCAAGACAGCAATCCACACCTGCAGAGGATGTCCCTAAGGAAGATAGATTAGCCAAGCCTCAAGGGGAAGCAGTGGAAGAAAATATAAACGGCTTCAATCTTGAAGATGATCTAAGGATCACTGAAAACACTCAAGAGGAGGAAGAAAACAGGATATCCTACCTTAATCAACAGCAGAAAACAGAGGTATTGCAAGAGATTGGATCTAAAAAGATGAACACTGTGTTGCAAGAATATAGCACCACCTTACCTGAAACCATCAATGATGCAATTCAGTATTTTCAATATGATATTTCTTTTGATTATTTCCTTGTAACGGCAGAGGAAGGTGCAGAAATTTTAGAAAATCCAGCACCAGATGCCACCGTTGTTGCCCAAGTAGAGAGCTTAGAGAAATTATCCCTCCTTCAAAGGGTTGAAGGTGAAGCCTTAGAGGATTCAAGCATTTGGTATAGGGTGGGATTTGAAGATGATAATGGCGTCGGTGAAGGATATCTTCATGCAACAACAGGTGTTCCTAGAAACTTTCGCTTTGATAGAATGGAAGAGGCCATCAACCAGTTAAGACAGCAGGTGGCCCAAGGAGATTTGCACTTTGTCAGTAACTATAAAAATCAAAATGGTGCACCTCCTCAAAAGGGAGATGCTGCAGTAGATGCGTATGGCTATAGAGTTTACCACAGTGCTCCTGCCTACCAGCAGGCAGATACAAATAGTGAATTTAGGTATATACCAGACGGAATGTTGGTACGCATCATAGAAGAGACGGAGGAATTTTACCATATTGATGTTCCAACTTTTGGTGGAGACTACTATATACCCAAACAATATATTGATCCAGATGTCACGCTAAGCCGGCTGGAGCACGTAGTTGTGGTAGACAGAGATCAGCAGAACCAGGCTTCCTTTGAGCTTGGTGAAGATGAACTTCATCTTGTATCATATACCTTGTCTACCACTGGAATTCCAGGAGATTTTTCCTTTGAAACCACTCTTGGTAGTTACAAGGTGATTGAAAAAAGAGATCGCTTTGAGTATTTAGAAAGTGGTACACAGGATATTGCAGGCTATGCCCCTTTTGCCGTACGATTTACAGGAGGAGCCTATATCCATGGTGTTCCAGTAGCCTATGAGAAGGAGGATGGAGAGAAAATTGATCCCGGGTTAATAGAATACCTTCATACCATCGGTACATTTCCCCGTTCCAACATGTGTGTACGGAACTTTACCAGCCATGCAGAATTCCTCCATAACTGGATAAATGTAGAAAACGGTGCGGTCATTGTGATAGAATAG